From a region of the Drosophila virilis strain 15010-1051.87 chromosome 3, Dvir_AGI_RSII-ME, whole genome shotgun sequence genome:
- the LOC6624373 gene encoding uncharacterized protein, whose amino-acid sequence MAQRNSGSISSNRPRTSVKNVQTLMPPTVDLNKIINQLASCDNPGRGVNLHESHVRFVCTEARAIFLKEKSMLEIKPPVKICGDVHGQFGDLLRIMQSTGYPPDTRYLFLGDYVDRGKQSIETFTLLLAFKVRYPQLIWLLRGNHECASINRIYGFYDECKRRYSVKLWRYFVDTYDCMPLAALVGGRIFCVHGGLSPSLKSFQDILAIKRPIDIPDQGLVCDLLWSDPDEKVLGWSGNDRGVSVTFGADVVKNFCYRMGVDVICRAHQVVEDGYEFFARRQLVTVFSAPNYCGMFDNAGAIMVVNDDLIVSFVILRPTYSVQSAMGHSQPLPALGKNRNY is encoded by the coding sequence atGGCACAACGAAACAGTGGCTCCATAAGCTCCAATCGTCCACGCACGAGTGTAAAAAATGTACAGACTTTGATGCCGCCAACAGTTGATCTCAATAAGATTATCAATCAGCTGGCTAGTTGTGATAATCCCGGCCGGGGCGTTAATCTACACGAGAGTCATGTACGATTTGTGTGCACGGAAGCGAGAGCAATCTTTCTGAAAGAGAAATCGATGTTGGAGATTAAGCCGCCGGTGAAGATATGCGGGGATGTGCACGGCCAGTTTGGGGATCTGTTGCGCATTATGCAGTCGACCGGCTATCCGCCGGACACCAGATATCTGTTCCTGGGCGATTATGTGGACCGTGGCAAGCAGTCCATTGAGACGTTTACCCTGTTGCTGGCCTTTAAGGTGCGCTATCCGCAACTGATTTGGCTGCTGCGCGGCAATCATGAATGCGCCAGCATCAATCGCATCTATGGCTTCTACGATGAGTGCAAGCGTCGGTATTCGGTGAAGCTGTGGCGCTACTTTGTGGATACGTACGACTGTATGCCACTGGCAGCATTGGTGGGTGGCCGCATCTTTTGCGTCCATGGCGGTCTGAGTCCCAGTTTAAAAAGCTTTCAGGACATACTGGCCATTAAGCGGCCAATTGACATACCAGATCAGGGGCTTGTATGCGACCTACTCTGGAGTGATCCGGATGAAAAGGTCCTCGGCTGGAGTGGCAATGATCGTGGTGTTAGCGTCACCTTTGGTGCTGATGTCGTTAAGAACTTCTGTTATCGCATGGGCGTTGATGTTATTTGTCGTGCACATCAGGTTGTCGAGGATGGCTACGAGTTCTTTGCCCGTCGTCAGCTTGTAACTGTCTTCTCAGCACCCAACTACTGTGGCATGTTCGACAATGCGGGCGCCATTATGGTTGTCAATGATGATTTGATTGTCAGCTTTGTAATATTGCGTCCGACCTATTCGGTGCAAAGTGCAATGGGCCATTCCCAGCCATTGCCGGCACTGGGCAAGAATCGAAACTATTAG